The Anguilla rostrata isolate EN2019 chromosome 1, ASM1855537v3, whole genome shotgun sequence nucleotide sequence GTCACTTTTATGCAAATGAGTGACTGATCAGAGAAAACCCAGTATGAACCACACCGTTAAAAGAAGCGCTCCTGCCTACTGCAGCTACTAACACATCACACGAAAGTCAAGGTTTAAACTAGAGCTGCAGTGGTTTATTCATGTACACTACACTTCCTGTACTGTAATACCACTTAacaattgtacatttttcagtAAAGCTCGACACCACTGaataatattaacatttttaacatttgtttacaaAAGGAACAGGGACATAAACATTAATGAGAATTAGCAGAAATTCATAATGGTAAAAACACATTACACTCAAATTCCAACAAGTGCTGAATTTCATATGTTCTAATCACAAATATGTCttccaataaaacatttctaaagAACGTTATTACTGGTAATGTAGACGGTTTGAACTGTATTTGTGAGTTTCGGTAAACGTATCAGTCTGTGTGCGGCACCcagtccccctcctcctcataCTGAGGTCCTTTTGCAATCATAATGGTGCCATACGATTCCTCCTGTTCCACACTGAGTATCCTTCCTGAAACAAACACTGTTAGTGGGAAAGAAACCCACAAAAGTCACACATGAATACCTACAAATACTCCATACCATCAATACAGTTCACAGACCAGCAAACCACAATGCTTAGCATTGACAGTAGTCTACGCAGCAGACACATTTACAGTTCTGCACACAATCGTCTGATGAGTCTCGGGAATTGGGCTCACCGAGTAGTGCGGAAAAGGA carries:
- the LOC135233343 gene encoding meiotic recombination protein REC8 homolog, encoding MGMLREPLQEHSEVSFHSLLPPLADRSTAACSFSALLVFVSGRILSVEQEESYGTIMIAKGPQYEEEGDWVPHTD